In Trichocoleus desertorum ATA4-8-CV12, a single window of DNA contains:
- a CDS encoding class II aldolase/adducin family protein — MLTTAIATPNLPQLPAFTSVTEERLHRKQRLAAALRLFAQYGFDEGIAGHITVRDPEHLDHFWVNPFGLYFGHIRVSDLILVNDAGEVVEGDRPVNRAAFAIHSQIHAARPDGVAAAHSHSTYGKTWSCLGRLLDPLTQDACSFYQDHALFDDYTGVVLDPVEGRRIAQALGEKKALILRNHGLLTVGHTVDEAAWWFITMDRSCQVQLMAEAAGKPIAIDSENAAIAQRQVGSHNIGWFSFQPLYDKIVRQQPDLLD; from the coding sequence ATGTTGACGACTGCGATCGCTACTCCCAACCTTCCGCAGCTCCCCGCCTTCACCTCCGTTACCGAAGAACGTCTACACCGCAAACAACGCTTAGCCGCAGCACTCCGGTTGTTTGCTCAGTACGGTTTTGATGAAGGCATTGCAGGCCATATTACTGTCCGTGACCCCGAGCATCTGGATCACTTCTGGGTCAACCCATTTGGCCTGTACTTTGGTCACATTCGGGTCAGCGATCTCATTTTGGTGAACGATGCAGGTGAAGTGGTGGAGGGCGATCGCCCCGTGAACCGTGCTGCCTTTGCGATCCACTCCCAAATCCATGCCGCTCGTCCGGATGGGGTGGCAGCAGCTCACTCCCACTCTACCTACGGCAAAACTTGGTCCTGTTTAGGTCGCTTGCTCGATCCGCTGACGCAAGATGCCTGCTCTTTCTACCAAGACCACGCTTTGTTTGATGACTACACCGGAGTCGTGCTCGACCCAGTCGAAGGTCGTCGCATTGCTCAAGCGTTAGGTGAGAAAAAAGCCCTGATTCTCCGCAACCACGGCTTACTCACAGTCGGTCACACCGTCGATGAAGCGGCCTGGTGGTTCATCACGATGGATCGCTCTTGCCAAGTGCAATTGATGGCAGAAGCTGCAGGAAAACCGATCGCGATCGATTCTGAAAATGCCGCGATCGCCCAACGCCAAGTTGGTAGCCACAACATCGGCTGGTTCAGCTTCCAACCGCTCTACGACAAAATTGTGCGGCAACAACCAGATTTGTTGGACTAA
- the hemB gene encoding porphobilinogen synthase translates to MFPTHRPRRLRANPQLRRMVRETIVTTSDLIYPLFAVPGEAIAQEVRSMPGVYQLSIDKIVEEAKEVYDLGIPAIILFGIPADKDIDATGAWHDCGIVQKAATAVKEAVPDLIVIADTCLCEYTSHGHCGYLQVGDLSGRVLNDPTLELLKKTAVSQAKAGVDIIAPSGMMDGFVQAIRQGLDEAGFPDLPILSYAAKYASAYYGPFRDAADSAPQFGDRRTYQMDPGNAREAIKEIELDIAEGADMLMVKPALSYMDIIWRVKEATNLPVAAYNVSGEYSMVKAAALNGWIDEEKVVMETMTSFKRAGADLILTYHAKDIARWLGA, encoded by the coding sequence ATGTTTCCGACCCATCGCCCTCGCCGCCTGCGTGCCAATCCTCAGCTTCGTCGGATGGTACGTGAAACTATTGTCACCACCAGCGATTTGATCTACCCGCTGTTTGCCGTTCCGGGAGAGGCGATCGCTCAGGAAGTTCGTTCCATGCCAGGCGTTTACCAACTCTCGATCGACAAAATTGTTGAGGAAGCCAAAGAAGTCTATGACCTAGGCATCCCTGCAATTATTCTGTTTGGCATTCCTGCTGACAAAGATATCGACGCAACAGGCGCTTGGCATGACTGCGGCATTGTCCAGAAAGCGGCAACGGCAGTGAAAGAAGCAGTTCCTGATCTAATTGTGATTGCTGACACCTGCCTGTGCGAGTACACCTCTCATGGTCACTGTGGCTATCTACAAGTCGGAGATTTGAGCGGTCGGGTACTGAATGACCCCACCCTAGAGTTGCTGAAGAAAACCGCAGTTTCCCAAGCTAAAGCGGGCGTTGACATTATTGCGCCTTCGGGGATGATGGATGGTTTTGTGCAAGCGATTCGGCAAGGTTTGGATGAAGCGGGTTTCCCAGATCTGCCGATTCTTTCCTATGCGGCTAAGTATGCTTCTGCCTACTATGGCCCTTTCCGGGATGCGGCAGATTCTGCGCCTCAGTTTGGCGATCGCCGTACGTACCAAATGGACCCTGGCAATGCCCGTGAAGCCATCAAAGAAATTGAGCTAGACATCGCCGAAGGTGCGGACATGCTGATGGTGAAGCCTGCGCTGTCCTACATGGACATCATCTGGCGGGTGAAGGAAGCGACCAACCTACCTGTCGCAGCCTATAACGTCTCTGGCGAATACTCGATGGTGAAAGCCGCAGCCCTCAACGGCTGGATTGATGAAGAGAAAGTCGTGATGGAAACCATGACCAGCTTTAAGCGTGCGGGTGCTGATTTGATCCTCACTTACCACGCCAAGGATATTGCTCGTTGGTTGGGTGCTTAA
- the rpmA gene encoding 50S ribosomal protein L27, giving the protein MAHKKGTGSTRNGRDSNAQRLGVKRFGGQAVRAGNILVRQRGTKFHPGNNVARGSDDTLFALVDGVVTFERRGKSGKKVSVYPAAAEAAVAVTA; this is encoded by the coding sequence ATGGCTCATAAGAAAGGTACAGGTAGTACTCGTAACGGTCGCGATTCGAATGCTCAGCGCCTAGGCGTTAAGCGCTTTGGTGGTCAGGCAGTTCGCGCTGGCAACATTTTGGTGCGTCAACGGGGCACCAAGTTCCACCCCGGTAACAACGTCGCTCGTGGTAGCGATGACACTCTCTTCGCATTGGTTGATGGTGTCGTTACCTTTGAAAGAAGAGGCAAGAGCGGCAAGAAAGTCAGCGTTTATCCCGCTGCTGCTGAAGCTGCTGTTGCAGTGACTGCTTAA
- the rplU gene encoding 50S ribosomal protein L21, which yields MAYAIIETGGKQLRVEPGRFYDVERIAGDVDAAVTIDKVLFVQNDGEISVGQPLVAGAAVQGTILRQLRGRKIIVYKMQPKKKTRKKQGHRQELTRLMINSINVNGTELGASEG from the coding sequence ATGGCTTACGCAATTATTGAAACGGGTGGAAAGCAACTGCGGGTAGAACCGGGTCGCTTTTATGATGTCGAGCGGATTGCAGGTGATGTCGATGCCGCTGTCACCATCGACAAAGTTCTGTTTGTGCAGAACGATGGTGAAATCTCTGTGGGTCAGCCTTTAGTCGCAGGGGCAGCGGTTCAGGGTACCATCCTGCGCCAACTGCGGGGCCGCAAGATCATCGTGTATAAGATGCAGCCTAAGAAGAAAACCCGTAAGAAGCAGGGCCACCGTCAAGAATTAACCCGCTTGATGATCAACTCCATCAATGTGAATGGCACCGAGTTGGGTGCAAGCGAAGGCTAA
- a CDS encoding CbtB-domain containing protein, which translates to MRTASLTSGSLQQQAIRWTLSVPVQATLFTSLCALTLWTVYFSTYPAAHNHMHSLRHNTLSVSCH; encoded by the coding sequence ATGAGAACTGCATCCCTAACTTCTGGATCTCTTCAGCAACAGGCCATCCGTTGGACGCTTTCGGTGCCTGTGCAAGCCACCCTATTTACTTCCTTATGTGCGTTGACGCTCTGGACGGTTTATTTCTCCACCTATCCTGCCGCTCATAACCACATGCACTCGCTGCGTCACAACACCTTGAGCGTTAGCTGCCACTAG